A genomic window from Gemmatimonadaceae bacterium includes:
- a CDS encoding stage II sporulation protein M, with protein MLNDRVDVETPELVVVSYDLAGVGSRINAALIDYAICLVAIIGVFAFTVASLPDGWRSSVDSSAAVGWALAIMTMAQFVVMWGYFVLFEALADGRTIGKRVMRLRVVREGGLSVTFGASAVRNLMRIIDMQPGFTYAVGIVSMMLQHQGRRLGDLAAGTLVVREELVPPLVTEAGAGAAESLPTAQAELNEAEFLLLDRFIDRRSEFDSERRAQFVSQLRTQFASHLVRFAGSSPLAQLVQLHAAERGARARGAAVRQDTGAARERHAIVAANATRWSAFSWRLARAQQNGLRSLGEEGVRDFVAEYRELTADLARLRAATQGGESRELFYLNRLVSAAHNLLYRRRTIPVTDAVRFLFVSVPQEIRRSSSVILLAALLLFVPMAVTGVAVLRDPDAAVAFLPPAMLDRAEEGVAAAKRGDGYVEIPEIYRPTMASGIIANNIQVAFLAFAAGITAGAITCVVLVSNGFSIGAALGLYGAKGIFSLILAFIAPHGVLELVAICIAGGAGLLLGAALLIPGDRTRRRALRENGQRAITLVAGATLLLLVAGVIEGFISPISWWPLELKLIVSAITSLLLYGYVRQGAVRANRAP; from the coding sequence GTGCTGAACGATCGCGTCGACGTCGAGACGCCGGAACTCGTGGTCGTCTCGTACGACCTCGCCGGCGTGGGGAGCCGCATCAATGCGGCGTTGATCGACTACGCCATCTGTCTGGTGGCCATCATCGGAGTGTTCGCGTTCACAGTCGCATCGCTCCCCGATGGGTGGCGATCGTCGGTGGACTCCTCGGCTGCCGTCGGGTGGGCGCTGGCGATTATGACGATGGCGCAGTTCGTCGTGATGTGGGGCTACTTCGTGCTCTTCGAGGCGCTGGCGGATGGCCGGACGATCGGCAAGCGCGTGATGCGCCTGCGGGTGGTGCGCGAGGGGGGACTCTCCGTGACGTTCGGCGCGTCGGCGGTGCGCAACCTGATGCGCATCATCGATATGCAGCCGGGGTTCACGTATGCGGTGGGCATCGTATCGATGATGCTGCAACACCAAGGACGACGGCTTGGTGACCTCGCTGCCGGAACGCTCGTGGTGCGGGAAGAGCTCGTGCCACCGCTGGTGACGGAGGCCGGTGCCGGTGCGGCCGAATCGCTCCCGACCGCGCAGGCCGAGCTCAACGAAGCGGAGTTCCTCCTGCTCGATCGCTTCATCGATCGCCGCTCCGAGTTTGACTCCGAGCGCAGAGCCCAGTTCGTATCACAGTTGCGGACGCAGTTTGCGAGCCACCTGGTCCGCTTTGCCGGGTCGAGTCCGCTCGCGCAGTTGGTGCAGTTGCACGCGGCGGAGCGCGGAGCGCGTGCGCGCGGTGCCGCCGTGCGCCAGGACACGGGGGCCGCGCGCGAGCGCCACGCGATCGTGGCGGCAAACGCCACGCGCTGGAGCGCCTTTTCCTGGCGGCTCGCGCGTGCGCAGCAGAACGGGCTCCGCAGCTTGGGGGAGGAGGGCGTGCGCGACTTCGTCGCGGAGTACCGTGAGCTGACCGCCGACTTGGCGCGGCTTCGCGCGGCGACGCAGGGCGGGGAGAGCCGAGAGCTGTTCTACCTGAACCGCTTGGTGTCCGCCGCACACAACTTGCTGTACCGTCGCCGGACGATCCCGGTGACCGACGCCGTGCGCTTTCTCTTCGTCTCCGTGCCGCAGGAGATCCGGCGCTCATCCTCGGTGATCCTGTTGGCCGCGCTCCTGCTCTTCGTGCCAATGGCGGTGACTGGCGTGGCGGTGCTCCGCGACCCGGATGCAGCGGTGGCCTTCTTGCCGCCGGCGATGCTTGATCGCGCTGAAGAAGGCGTGGCGGCGGCCAAGCGCGGCGACGGCTATGTCGAGATTCCTGAGATCTATCGGCCGACGATGGCGTCAGGGATCATCGCCAACAACATCCAGGTCGCATTCCTCGCCTTCGCCGCCGGCATTACGGCCGGCGCGATCACCTGCGTCGTGCTGGTCAGCAATGGCTTCAGCATCGGCGCGGCGCTCGGGCTCTACGGCGCGAAGGGCATCTTCTCCCTGATCCTCGCGTTCATCGCTCCGCACGGCGTGCTGGAACTGGTTGCGATCTGCATCGCCGGCGGCGCTGGCCTGTTGCTCGGTGCGGCGCTGTTGATCCCTGGCGACCGGACGCGGCGCCGCGCGCTGCGCGAGAACGGCCAGCGGGCCATCACGCTGGTGGCTGGCGCGACGTTGCTGCTCCTCGTCGCCGGTGTCATCGAGGGGTTCATCTCACCGATCTCGTGGTGGCCGCTCGAGCTGAAGCTCATCGTGTCGGCGATCACGAGCCTGCTGCTGTACGGGTACGTCCGGCAAGGCGCCGTCAGAGCGAACCGCGCGCCTTGA
- a CDS encoding 30S ribosomal protein S1 produces the protein MTAVEPETLTPEEIARQKRDAQRAQLRPLANRRPELYDEDELSSDEFEAMMEMYNGTLASIEEGEIVKSRVLEIRENLVVLDIGFKSEGTIPLEEFKDMPELKVGDEVEVLLEHLEDSEGSVVLSKKKADFMRVWERIRVAYESDQPVTGTLVKKIKGGVVVDLMGVDAFLPGSQIALRRVPNIDELLGQTYEFKIIKLNKRRRNIVVSRRVILETERAGKREKLMKELNKDQVRKGVVKNITDFGAFIDLGGVDGLLHITDMSWGRISHPSEMVQIGMELEVKVLDIDWERERISLGLKQLQAYPWKDVADKFPVGTRVNGKVVSITNYGAFIELEPGIEGLVHISEMSWTRNVRHPSKLVSIGEAIEAVVLKVDSAEEKISLGMKQTEQDPWMVLPLKYPVGTRLNGKVRNLTSFGAFVEIEPGIDGLIHISDMSWTKRVQHPSEVVKKGDAVDVVILNIDAENKRISLGLKQASEDPWLRIGETLPVGTELPGKVARLMDKGVVVDIGNDIEGFVPLSHLNLTGQQVNSSADVAWEGMAMNVRILEVDPIHRRIVLGVVDIPAGQERPAEPSKVHTEDEDNIPIPADLDAVADEE, from the coding sequence ATGACTGCCGTCGAACCCGAAACGCTGACCCCTGAGGAAATCGCGCGCCAGAAGCGCGATGCCCAGCGCGCGCAGCTCCGCCCCCTCGCCAACCGCCGCCCCGAGCTCTACGACGAAGACGAACTGTCGTCGGATGAGTTCGAAGCGATGATGGAGATGTACAACGGGACCCTCGCCTCCATCGAAGAAGGCGAGATCGTCAAGTCCCGTGTGCTCGAGATCCGCGAGAACCTCGTCGTCCTCGACATTGGATTTAAGTCCGAAGGCACGATCCCGCTCGAAGAGTTCAAGGATATGCCCGAGCTCAAGGTCGGGGACGAAGTCGAAGTCCTCCTTGAGCACCTCGAAGATTCCGAGGGCTCGGTCGTCCTGTCGAAGAAGAAGGCCGACTTTATGCGCGTGTGGGAGCGTATCCGCGTCGCGTACGAGTCCGACCAGCCGGTGACCGGCACGCTCGTCAAGAAGATCAAGGGCGGTGTGGTCGTCGACCTGATGGGCGTCGACGCCTTCCTCCCGGGGTCGCAGATCGCGCTGCGGCGCGTCCCGAACATCGACGAGCTCCTCGGCCAGACCTACGAGTTCAAGATCATCAAGCTCAACAAGCGCCGCCGCAACATCGTCGTGTCTCGCCGCGTCATCCTCGAGACCGAGCGGGCCGGCAAGCGCGAGAAGCTGATGAAGGAGCTCAACAAGGACCAGGTGCGGAAGGGCGTGGTCAAGAACATCACGGACTTCGGCGCCTTCATCGACCTCGGCGGCGTGGACGGCCTGCTCCACATCACCGATATGTCCTGGGGCCGCATCTCGCACCCCAGCGAGATGGTCCAGATCGGGATGGAGCTCGAGGTCAAGGTGCTCGACATCGATTGGGAGCGCGAGCGCATCTCGCTCGGCCTCAAGCAGCTCCAGGCCTACCCGTGGAAGGACGTGGCCGACAAGTTCCCCGTCGGCACGCGCGTCAACGGCAAGGTCGTCAGCATCACCAACTACGGCGCCTTCATCGAGCTCGAGCCGGGCATCGAGGGCCTCGTGCACATCTCCGAGATGAGCTGGACGCGCAACGTCCGCCATCCCTCGAAGCTCGTCAGCATCGGCGAGGCCATCGAGGCCGTGGTGCTCAAGGTCGATTCCGCCGAGGAGAAGATCTCGCTCGGGATGAAGCAGACCGAGCAGGATCCGTGGATGGTGCTGCCGCTCAAGTACCCCGTCGGCACGCGCCTCAACGGCAAGGTCCGCAACCTGACCTCGTTCGGCGCCTTCGTCGAGATCGAGCCGGGCATCGACGGCCTCATCCACATCTCCGATATGTCCTGGACCAAGCGCGTCCAGCACCCGTCGGAGGTCGTGAAGAAGGGCGACGCGGTGGACGTGGTCATCCTCAACATCGACGCCGAGAACAAGCGCATCTCGCTCGGCCTCAAGCAGGCGTCTGAGGATCCGTGGCTGCGCATCGGCGAGACGCTGCCGGTCGGCACCGAGCTCCCGGGCAAGGTCGCCCGCCTGATGGACAAGGGCGTCGTCGTGGACATCGGCAACGACATCGAAGGCTTCGTGCCGCTCTCGCACCTCAACCTCACCGGCCAGCAGGTCAACAGCTCTGCTGACGTGGCGTGGGAAGGGATGGCGATGAACGTGCGCATCCTCGAGGTCGATCCGATCCACCGTCGCATCGTGCTTGGCGTCGTCGACATTCCGGCGGGGCAGGAGCGCCCGGCGGAGCCGTCGAAGGTGCACACGGAAGATGAGGATAACATCCCGATTCCGGCGGATCTTGATGCCGTTGCCGACGAGGAGTAA
- a CDS encoding DUF58 domain-containing protein, with the protein MLWIVPGIGSLLGATALGAIALGVVIDLFRLPSRHSFRIAREAPESTGLGDDAAISYRFTNATAMPLRALAQDRLPPCVAGGLGTTRLVVAAHSTTSVEVPLRGIKRAEDVLGPVGVRLTTSLGLVGVRIRATPEDRIRVLPSVAGVRRFRLLLMQHRLETAGVRLQRLRGEGQGFAGLREYVVGDDVRHIDWKATAKRSKPITREYTIERAQTVLTLIDAGRGMTQLAGDFSRFEQALASALILTDVAVMAGDRVGTMVFDDKVRAFVPAHRSRGALRDVRDAFVPVTASTVEPDYASAFRFLAAQQRRRALIVLYSDVLGVRASRALIAHVSRSSARHLVLVVALRNDPLHALAVPRAETSDTELYATAAAAEMLESREEALERMRRAGAVVLDVSPEVMTASVINRYLELKARGSL; encoded by the coding sequence GCGACGGCCCTCGGGGCCATCGCGCTCGGCGTGGTGATCGACCTGTTCCGGCTCCCCAGCCGTCATAGCTTCCGCATTGCGCGAGAGGCACCGGAAAGCACTGGACTGGGCGACGACGCGGCGATCAGCTACCGCTTCACGAACGCGACCGCGATGCCGTTGCGCGCCCTGGCGCAGGACCGCCTTCCCCCCTGCGTCGCCGGCGGACTGGGCACCACACGGCTTGTGGTGGCGGCGCACAGCACCACAAGCGTCGAGGTCCCGTTGCGCGGCATCAAGCGGGCAGAAGACGTGCTCGGGCCCGTCGGCGTGCGGCTGACGACATCGCTTGGCCTCGTCGGCGTGCGCATCCGCGCGACGCCAGAGGACCGCATTCGCGTCCTGCCGAGCGTTGCGGGCGTGCGCCGGTTTCGCCTCCTCTTGATGCAACACCGCCTCGAGACTGCCGGCGTCCGGCTCCAGCGCTTACGCGGCGAGGGCCAGGGATTCGCCGGCCTTCGCGAGTACGTCGTGGGCGACGATGTTCGCCACATCGACTGGAAGGCGACGGCCAAGCGGTCCAAGCCAATCACGCGCGAGTACACAATCGAGCGTGCCCAAACCGTCCTGACGCTCATCGATGCCGGACGCGGGATGACGCAACTCGCGGGCGACTTCTCTCGCTTCGAGCAGGCGCTGGCCTCGGCGCTCATCCTGACCGACGTCGCGGTAATGGCCGGCGACCGGGTCGGGACGATGGTCTTCGACGACAAGGTCCGCGCGTTCGTGCCGGCGCATCGCAGTCGCGGCGCGTTGCGCGACGTCCGCGACGCCTTCGTGCCGGTCACGGCCTCGACCGTCGAGCCCGACTATGCCTCGGCGTTTCGCTTTCTCGCCGCACAGCAGCGGAGGCGGGCGCTGATCGTGCTCTACTCGGACGTGCTCGGCGTCCGCGCATCGCGAGCCCTGATCGCCCACGTCTCGCGTTCGAGCGCTCGGCATCTGGTGCTGGTCGTCGCGCTGCGCAACGATCCCCTGCACGCGCTCGCCGTCCCACGCGCCGAGACCAGCGACACCGAACTCTACGCCACTGCCGCCGCGGCCGAGATGCTGGAGTCGCGCGAGGAGGCGCTGGAGCGGATGCGGCGCGCCGGCGCCGTGGTGCTGGACGTCAGCCCGGAGGTGATGACCGCGAGCGTCATCAACCGCTACCTCGAGCTCAAGGCGCGCGGTTCGCTCTGA